Genomic DNA from Natrinema saccharevitans:
ACTGTTCGGTCACGACTGCCAGGGCGAAGGGGTCGCGGCGCGCGAGCGCGTCGGCGTCCTCCCAGACGGCTACTCGGTGTTCGACCGACTCACCGGTCGCCAACACCTCGAGTACGCCGTCCGGTCGAAGGCCGCCGCCGACGATCCCGCCGAGATCCTCGACCGCGTCGGGATTTCGGAGGCGGCCGACCGCCCGGCCAGCGACTACTCCACGGGGATGAAACAGCGCCTCATACTGGGCATGTCACTGGTCGGCGACCCCGACCTCCTCCTCCTCGACGAGCCGACGACGGGGCTCGACCCGAACGGGGCCGCCGAGATCCGATCGATCCTGCGCGAGGAGCGCGACCGCGGCGCTGCGATCTTCTTCTCGAGTCACATCCTCGAGCAGGTCGAGGCGATCTGTGACCGCGTCGGTATCCTGCAGGACGGCGAACTGGTCGCCGTCGACACGATCGACGGGCTCCGCCAATCGATCGGCGGCGGTACCAAGCTCCTGATCGACGTCGACGAACTGGACGACGCGACGACCGAGACAGTCCGCAGCGTCGACGGGGTCGAGACGGCGACGGCCAGCGACGGGACGACGCTCGAGGTCACGTGTACGAACGACGCGAAGATGGACGTCGTGGTCGAACTCCAGCGCCTCGGTGCGGACGTGGTGAACTTCCGAACCGAGGAAGCCTCTCTGGAGGAAATGTTCGCCGCATACACGCGGGGCGGCAGAGCATGAACTGGCGGGTCATCGCCCGGACGGACGCCGCGCTCGCTTCGACGCCGCGCTCGACTCGTCTGGTACTGGGGCTGCCGGCCGTCACGATCCTCGCGGCCGCGTACCTCTATCCGGTGTTCGGATCCGAGCCGATCACGACCGCTCGCTTCGCCGGGTTCGTGGACGGCTGGCTCGCGACCGTCGTTCCCCTGACCGGCGTCTTGCTGGGCCACGACGCGGTCGTCAGCGAGCGCGAGTCCGGCTCGCTGTTGCTCTCGCTGTCGCTGCCACACGGACGCGACGACTTCGTTCTCGGGAAAGTCATGAGCCGCGTCGGGCTGGTGAGCGGCGCCATCCTCGCCGCGATGGTCGTCGGTGCCGGACTCGTCGTCTACCCGTTCGGCCGACTCGAGGCCGTGCGGTTCTGTGGCTTCGTCGCGACGACCGTCGCGTTCGGCGCGATCTGGACCAACCTCGGGATCGCCGCATCGCTCTCGACCGCGACCAAACAGCGCGCGTTCGTGGTCGCGTTCGGGCTGTTCTTCCTGCTCGTCCTG
This window encodes:
- a CDS encoding ABC transporter ATP-binding protein → MTAITADGVSKRYGTVTALDRVSLSVEEGEIFGFLGPNGAGKSTFINVLLDFVRPTDGSVELFGHDCQGEGVAARERVGVLPDGYSVFDRLTGRQHLEYAVRSKAAADDPAEILDRVGISEAADRPASDYSTGMKQRLILGMSLVGDPDLLLLDEPTTGLDPNGAAEIRSILREERDRGAAIFFSSHILEQVEAICDRVGILQDGELVAVDTIDGLRQSIGGGTKLLIDVDELDDATTETVRSVDGVETATASDGTTLEVTCTNDAKMDVVVELQRLGADVVNFRTEEASLEEMFAAYTRGGRA
- a CDS encoding ABC transporter permease codes for the protein MNWRVIARTDAALASTPRSTRLVLGLPAVTILAAAYLYPVFGSEPITTARFAGFVDGWLATVVPLTGVLLGHDAVVSERESGSLLLSLSLPHGRDDFVLGKVMSRVGLVSGAILAAMVVGAGLVVYPFGRLEAVRFCGFVATTVAFGAIWTNLGIAASLSTATKQRAFVVAFGLFFLLVLVWDGIADGLRYGLARAGLVDGSLPDPVRFVVDLDPGAVFQRVTAGFFDPSATVDGPWYLGEWAALAVFLLWLIGPVMVTYSRFAGSDLS